In the Telopea speciosissima isolate NSW1024214 ecotype Mountain lineage chromosome 2, Tspe_v1, whole genome shotgun sequence genome, one interval contains:
- the LOC122649828 gene encoding uncharacterized protein LOC122649828, with protein MGRRKRRADHNKPSVSSLTSDIMPCSTGMDLSSEVKSSSCVSSVDSAVVHPLSSVIDTTDSSIKLQNLPPSHAHHHYNVSRAMFLRRSRHNYNNHYSQRNSGSHADTFSSLCKGASPLCDEKLPFKLASRCSSESGYHGERRPFHGPDRIRCSPLVREATSPDAAKMACGLCMKLLRRKTYALGNTMPSSDLAVVAILVCGHVYHADCLEQRTSEADKRDPPCPLCVEWSSKVDALGGQE; from the exons ATGGGGAGGAGGAAGCGAAGAGCTGACCACAACAAACCTTCCGTTTCTTCTTTAACTTCTG ATATCATGCCATGTTCCACTGGAATGGATTTGTCATCAGAAGTG AAATCTTCCTCTTGTGTTTCTTCAGTTGATTCTGCCGTAGTACATCCCCTATCATCTGTAATTGATACCACAGATAGTTCCATTAAGCTGCAAAATTTACCCCCTTCACATGCACATCACCATTACAATGTTAGTCGTGCAATGTTCTTAAGACGCTCACGTCATAACTATAACAATCATTACTCTCAGCGAAACTCAGGTAGCCACGCTGATACATTCAGCTCACTTTGCAAGGGAGCTTCTCCATTGTGTGATGAGAAACTCCCTTTCAAGTTGGCTAGTCGGTGCAGCTCAGAGTCTGGATATCATGGAG AGAGAAGGCCTTTCCACGGGCCAGACAGAATAAGGTGCAGTCCCTTGGTAAGGGAAGCAACATCACCCGATGCTGCTAAGATGGCGTGTGGCTTATGTATGAAGCTGTTAAGACGTAAAACTTATGCTTTGGGAAACACAATGCCGTCTAGTGATCTGGCTGTTGTTGCAATTTTAGTTTGTGGCCACGTTTATCATGCAGACTGCTTGGAGCAGAGAACATCTGAGGCAGACAAACGGGATCCCCCATGTCCATTGTGTGTTGAATGGTCATCGAAGGTCGATGCCTTAGGAGGACAAGAGTGA